One Opitutia bacterium DNA segment encodes these proteins:
- a CDS encoding RDD family protein: MKIVRFKTLAWLLPLLAFFAAGALLRADDPPASPDKQTPPPAPTEQAPAAEPAAVPNETAVPAQPTETAAPAETTATTTEAAAEPADDDQADQAAVEAAEKARAQAERALAEAEKAVKKARSGSEKSRSEARAAAERAREEARAAVREVQKQVSELKRSKRTRTSNNGDRVMVGDDNVVAAGTVVPHDAVAVMGNLTVEGEVMNDAVAVMGDNTVNGRVHGNVVAVLGNLTLGPKAVVDGNLTCVMGEIQRDPSAVVHGSVEVQSIGPNIRPASLVSWWDHALRFGRPLAFGAHLGWLWIVTAFSIAFYALLGLLFPKKIATTGDKLIEEPFYVILAAMLSILALPVMFVLLCITIIGIPVALLVLPVATLLSAMFGKAAIYGLVGRKLTGDRFHPAFAVLFGGLLFILLYLVPVLGGILTLLVWFLGFGCAVLAMFGREKKPAAPVVPAPVPVAAAAFTAPVAGESTVSPAPTTYVPPAAAMPAQSAGFGAASAPVWTPPPAPAPSPAPEVVPPVYGASTAASAVPPLMAATLPRAGLWIRAGAALIDFIMLVIPLGIFGALQHGPGALFIGVAAYHAVMWKLRGTTVGGIICRLKVVRLDDRPIDWAVAIVRALTAFLSFFPACLGFIWVSFDEEKQSWHDRVAGTTIVRVPKGTSLL; this comes from the coding sequence ATGAAGATTGTGCGCTTCAAGACCCTCGCGTGGCTGCTGCCGCTGCTGGCGTTTTTCGCCGCGGGCGCGCTGCTCCGTGCGGACGACCCTCCGGCGTCACCGGACAAGCAAACTCCTCCGCCCGCTCCGACCGAACAGGCACCGGCCGCGGAACCAGCCGCGGTTCCCAACGAAACTGCCGTTCCCGCGCAGCCGACTGAAACCGCCGCGCCCGCTGAAACCACCGCGACGACGACGGAAGCCGCCGCCGAGCCGGCCGACGACGACCAGGCCGACCAAGCCGCCGTCGAAGCCGCCGAAAAAGCCCGCGCGCAGGCCGAGCGCGCGCTCGCTGAAGCCGAGAAGGCCGTAAAGAAAGCGCGGTCAGGTTCCGAGAAATCGCGGAGCGAGGCCCGCGCCGCCGCCGAACGCGCTCGCGAGGAAGCCCGCGCCGCCGTGCGCGAGGTGCAGAAACAAGTTTCCGAATTGAAGCGCAGCAAGCGCACCCGCACGTCGAACAACGGCGACCGCGTCATGGTGGGAGACGACAATGTTGTCGCTGCCGGCACCGTGGTCCCTCACGACGCCGTCGCGGTGATGGGCAATCTGACGGTCGAGGGCGAAGTGATGAACGACGCCGTCGCGGTGATGGGCGACAACACGGTCAACGGCCGGGTGCACGGCAACGTGGTTGCCGTGCTCGGCAACCTTACGCTCGGTCCGAAGGCGGTCGTCGATGGCAATCTCACGTGCGTAATGGGCGAGATCCAACGTGATCCCAGCGCCGTCGTGCACGGCAGTGTCGAGGTCCAGTCGATTGGTCCGAACATTCGGCCGGCTTCACTCGTGAGCTGGTGGGACCACGCGCTGCGCTTCGGTCGCCCGCTCGCCTTCGGTGCGCACCTGGGCTGGCTGTGGATCGTCACGGCCTTCTCGATCGCGTTCTACGCACTGCTCGGACTCCTCTTCCCGAAGAAGATCGCTACGACCGGTGACAAGCTGATCGAGGAGCCGTTCTACGTCATCCTCGCGGCGATGCTGTCGATCCTGGCGTTGCCGGTGATGTTCGTGCTGCTGTGCATCACGATTATCGGCATTCCGGTCGCCTTGCTCGTGCTCCCCGTTGCCACGCTGCTCAGTGCGATGTTCGGCAAGGCGGCGATCTACGGCCTCGTTGGGCGCAAGCTCACCGGCGATCGTTTCCACCCGGCGTTCGCGGTGCTGTTCGGCGGTCTCCTTTTCATCCTGCTCTACCTTGTGCCCGTGCTCGGTGGCATCCTCACGTTGCTCGTGTGGTTCCTCGGCTTCGGCTGCGCGGTGCTGGCGATGTTCGGCCGCGAGAAGAAACCCGCGGCACCGGTCGTGCCTGCGCCTGTGCCGGTGGCAGCCGCGGCGTTCACCGCGCCTGTGGCGGGCGAAAGCACCGTCAGTCCCGCGCCCACGACCTATGTGCCGCCGGCGGCTGCGATGCCGGCGCAGAGTGCGGGCTTCGGAGCGGCGAGCGCGCCGGTTTGGACGCCCCCGCCGGCTCCGGCCCCGAGTCCGGCGCCCGAGGTCGTGCCGCCCGTGTATGGCGCGTCGACCGCGGCGAGCGCTGTGCCGCCGTTGATGGCGGCCACGCTGCCGCGCGCCGGCCTGTGGATCCGCGCCGGCGCGGCGTTGATCGACTTCATCATGCTGGTGATTCCGCTCGGGATTTTCGGCGCCCTGCAACACGGGCCGGGAGCACTTTTCATCGGCGTCGCGGCGTATCATGCCGTGATGTGGAAGCTCCGTGGCACCACCGTGGGCGGCATCATCTGCCGACTGAAGGTCGTGCGTCTCGACGACCGGCCGATCGATTGGGCGGTGGCGATCGTGCGCGCGCTGACGGCGTTCCTGTCGTTCTTCCCCGCGTGCCTCGGCTTCATCTGGGTCTCCTTCGACGAGGAGAAGCAGAGCTGGCACGACCGCGTCGCGGGCACGACCATCGTGCGCGTGCCGAAGGGCACGTCGCTCCTTTGA
- the purE gene encoding 5-(carboxyamino)imidazole ribonucleotide mutase, translated as MAKPLVGIIMGSTSDWETMQHAAAQLEALGVPFEKRVVSAHRTPKLMVSYAESAERRGLKLIIAGAGGAAHLPGMTASLTTLPVLGVPVESKTLKGLDSLLSIAQMPAGVPVATFAIGKAGATNAALFAASLLAQSDAKTKRAWSDFRATQTKKILKSKLP; from the coding sequence ATGGCAAAACCACTCGTCGGCATCATCATGGGCAGCACCTCCGATTGGGAGACGATGCAGCATGCGGCCGCGCAACTCGAGGCGCTCGGCGTCCCGTTCGAGAAGCGCGTCGTCAGCGCGCATCGCACGCCGAAACTCATGGTGAGCTACGCCGAGTCGGCCGAGCGCCGCGGGCTGAAGCTCATCATCGCCGGCGCGGGCGGCGCAGCGCATTTGCCGGGCATGACCGCCTCGCTCACGACGCTCCCGGTGCTCGGCGTGCCTGTGGAGTCGAAGACTTTGAAGGGCCTCGACTCGCTGCTCTCCATCGCACAGATGCCGGCCGGCGTGCCGGTGGCGACCTTCGCGATCGGCAAGGCCGGCGCGACCAACGCCGCGCTCTTTGCCGCCTCGCTGCTCGCACAATCCGACGCGAAGACGAAGCGCGCGTGGAGTGATTTCCGCGCCACGCAGACCAAGAAGATCCTGAAATCGAAATTGCCCTGA
- a CDS encoding S9 family peptidase — MNLLRAPRLLAAAVCGALSIISLAGAERPPLIPAEQFFAEADLRTVRLSPDGKNLAFLTTLGTGKVGIALMHLDTGKVEPLVVAKDENIESFGWKGSDYIVYAGDVGGNESPAYRSISLSKRRVVALAESYRERFADRANFASLVDWLEYEPNYIMIIGPREIGSFDVGVYRMDIRNGERRPVPITTQKNDEGGFIVDCAGVIRARSRLTADKIIFEVRRDSTSGWSKVAEFPSKEPKWDFLEFAADNETLYFISREHTDTMELRSINCRTLQVSESLFHNPDGDVDGIITSYDRTKLYGVSYETDKAHYHWISPARAQLQAKIDATLPGTVNNVISTSADEQVMVVHAGSDRDPGTYYVLDLRAPRLMALGKINRFINPAQMQPMEPVQFTARDGLVVHGYLTRAAGSDGKPAPLIINPHGGPFGIRDSWGFNPEVQFLANRGYSVLQINYRGSGGYGYKFQEAGKREWGGKMQDDLTDGVKWAIDQKIADPARVAIYGASYGGYAALAGATFTPDLYKCAVNYVGVSDLGLITSWGRGRFDRSSDEFYQEWVGDDPRYKFDRSPVNFVERIKIPTLHAYGFNDPRVEIDNWKRLEAKLKQFGKTYEIVIAGNEGHGFRNENSRIGFYQKLESFFSRYLVGEVTAAAKPGELRVVEMPAKDKP, encoded by the coding sequence ATGAACCTGCTGCGCGCCCCCCGCCTGCTGGCTGCCGCTGTCTGCGGCGCCCTCTCGATCATCAGTCTCGCCGGAGCCGAACGGCCCCCGCTTATCCCCGCCGAGCAATTCTTCGCCGAAGCGGATCTTCGCACCGTCCGGCTCTCGCCCGACGGCAAGAACCTCGCTTTTCTCACCACGCTCGGCACCGGCAAGGTCGGCATCGCGTTGATGCACCTCGACACGGGCAAAGTCGAACCGCTCGTCGTCGCCAAGGATGAGAACATCGAATCCTTCGGCTGGAAAGGTTCCGACTACATCGTCTACGCCGGCGATGTCGGCGGCAACGAGTCCCCGGCCTATCGCTCCATTTCCCTCAGCAAACGCCGTGTCGTCGCCCTCGCTGAATCCTACCGCGAGCGCTTCGCCGATCGCGCCAACTTCGCGAGTCTCGTCGACTGGCTCGAATACGAGCCGAACTACATCATGATCATCGGCCCGCGCGAGATCGGCAGCTTCGACGTCGGGGTCTATCGCATGGACATCCGCAACGGCGAGCGCCGGCCCGTCCCGATCACCACGCAGAAAAACGACGAGGGCGGCTTCATCGTCGACTGCGCCGGCGTCATCCGCGCGCGCAGCCGGCTCACCGCCGACAAGATCATCTTCGAAGTGCGCCGCGACAGCACGAGCGGCTGGAGCAAAGTCGCCGAGTTTCCCTCGAAGGAGCCGAAGTGGGACTTCCTCGAGTTCGCCGCCGACAACGAGACCCTCTACTTCATCTCGCGCGAGCACACCGACACCATGGAGCTGCGCTCGATCAACTGCCGCACGCTCCAAGTCAGCGAATCGCTCTTCCATAATCCCGACGGCGACGTCGACGGCATCATCACTTCCTACGATCGCACCAAGCTCTACGGCGTCAGCTACGAAACCGACAAGGCGCACTACCACTGGATCAGTCCCGCGCGCGCCCAACTGCAGGCGAAAATCGACGCCACCCTGCCCGGCACGGTGAACAACGTCATCAGCACCAGCGCCGACGAGCAGGTCATGGTCGTCCACGCTGGCAGCGATCGCGACCCCGGCACCTACTACGTCCTCGATCTCCGCGCCCCGCGCCTCATGGCCCTCGGCAAGATAAACCGCTTCATCAATCCCGCCCAGATGCAGCCGATGGAGCCCGTGCAATTCACCGCGCGCGACGGTCTCGTCGTCCACGGCTATCTCACCCGCGCCGCCGGCTCCGACGGCAAACCTGCCCCGCTCATCATCAATCCGCACGGAGGCCCCTTCGGCATTCGCGACAGCTGGGGCTTCAATCCCGAAGTCCAGTTCCTCGCCAACCGCGGCTACTCCGTCCTCCAAATCAACTACCGCGGCTCCGGCGGCTACGGCTACAAATTCCAGGAAGCCGGCAAACGCGAATGGGGCGGCAAAATGCAGGATGACCTCACCGACGGCGTGAAATGGGCCATCGACCAAAAAATCGCCGACCCCGCCCGCGTCGCCATCTACGGCGCCAGCTACGGCGGCTATGCCGCGCTCGCCGGCGCCACGTTCACGCCCGACCTCTATAAGTGCGCCGTCAACTACGTCGGCGTCTCCGACCTCGGCCTCATCACCAGCTGGGGCCGCGGCCGCTTCGACCGCTCGAGCGACGAGTTCTACCAGGAATGGGTCGGCGACGATCCGCGCTACAAGTTCGACCGCTCCCCCGTGAACTTCGTCGAGCGCATCAAAATCCCCACCCTGCATGCCTACGGCTTCAACGACCCGCGCGTCGAGATCGACAACTGGAAACGCCTCGAGGCGAAACTGAAACAGTTCGGCAAAACCTACGAAATCGTCATCGCCGGCAACGAAGGCCACGGCTTCCGCAACGAGAATTCGCGCATCGGCTTCTACCAGAAACTGGAGTCCTTCTTCTCCCGCTACCTCGTCGGCGAAGTCACCGCCGCGGCCAAGCCGGGCGAACTGCGCGTCGTCGAGATGCCAGCCAAGGACAAGCCCTGA
- a CDS encoding 5-(carboxyamino)imidazole ribonucleotide synthase, with protein MTKAPLLPGKTIGVLGGGQLGRMLAHAATRLGYRIHVYEPQANCPAGAVAHKEVNAPYEDLAALAAFARECDVVTYEFENVPAAPLKHIESLTQLRPHWSVLETTQNRSREKRWLRDNGFPHARFAEVGVAGLGEPGPGSATPATILEAAIREVGVPCVVKTADFGYDGKGQLKVMTEADVPAALKKFAGHPVVIEQFVDFACEVSAVVARSASAAVRVFPISENIHTNHILDFSIVPARVPAEVLAKAEKLARLVAEKIDLVGVLGVEFFVTRSGDVLINELAPRTHNSGHYTIDACMTSQFEQQVRAICGLPLGAVTLLSPVVMVNILGDAWKWDAAGKCVGEPNWDALLVQPNVRLHLYGKEEPRVGRKMGHFTVVARDAEMAFELAQKYKGRLAS; from the coding sequence GTGACGAAAGCTCCTCTTCTCCCCGGAAAAACGATCGGCGTGCTCGGCGGCGGGCAGCTCGGACGCATGCTCGCGCACGCGGCGACGCGGCTCGGTTACCGCATCCACGTCTACGAACCGCAGGCGAACTGCCCCGCCGGGGCTGTCGCGCACAAGGAAGTGAACGCGCCCTACGAGGATCTCGCGGCGCTGGCGGCGTTCGCGCGCGAGTGCGACGTGGTCACCTACGAATTCGAAAACGTCCCGGCGGCGCCGCTGAAGCACATCGAGTCGCTCACGCAACTGCGCCCGCACTGGAGTGTGCTCGAGACGACGCAGAACCGCTCGCGCGAGAAGCGCTGGCTCCGCGACAACGGTTTTCCGCACGCGCGTTTCGCGGAGGTGGGTGTAGCCGGGCTCGGTGAGCCCGGACCGGGGTCGGCGACCCCGGCTACAATTCTTGAAGCGGCGATCCGCGAGGTCGGCGTGCCGTGCGTGGTGAAGACCGCGGACTTCGGCTACGACGGCAAGGGCCAGCTCAAGGTGATGACCGAGGCCGACGTGCCGGCGGCGCTGAAGAAATTCGCCGGGCATCCGGTCGTGATCGAGCAGTTCGTGGATTTCGCGTGCGAGGTTTCCGCCGTCGTCGCGCGCTCGGCGAGCGCGGCGGTGCGCGTGTTTCCGATCTCGGAGAACATTCACACGAACCACATTTTGGATTTCTCGATCGTGCCCGCGCGCGTGCCGGCCGAGGTGCTGGCCAAGGCGGAGAAACTCGCGCGGCTCGTCGCGGAGAAGATCGATCTCGTCGGCGTGCTCGGCGTGGAGTTTTTCGTCACGAGGTCGGGCGATGTGCTGATCAACGAGCTCGCGCCGCGCACGCACAACAGCGGCCACTACACGATCGATGCGTGCATGACTTCGCAGTTCGAGCAGCAGGTGCGCGCGATCTGCGGGTTGCCGCTCGGCGCGGTGACGCTGCTCTCACCGGTCGTGATGGTGAACATCCTCGGCGATGCGTGGAAATGGGACGCGGCTGGCAAGTGCGTCGGCGAGCCGAATTGGGACGCGCTGCTCGTGCAGCCGAACGTCCGCTTGCACCTTTACGGCAAGGAAGAGCCGCGCGTCGGGCGCAAGATGGGGCACTTCACAGTGGTGGCGCGGGACGCCGAGATGGCGTTCGAACTCGCGCAGAAATACAAGGGGCGCCTCGCGAGCTAA
- the fahA gene encoding fumarylacetoacetase — protein sequence MVMSLNFTHDPARRSWVDSANLPDADFPLQNLPYGVFRTSGNPARRIGVAIGDRIVDLHAAASAGLLPESVAAVCQQPALNALMAAGAPAWSALRARLSELLDASSPLAELRARVEACLVPLRSATLLLPAQIGDYSDFYASIHHATNVGSMLRPDNPLLPNYKWVPIGYHGRGSSIVASGTAIRRPHGQLKPADAPAPVFGPCKNLDYELEIGAFVGPGNTLGERIPLSAAPQHLFGIALLNDWSARDIQTWEYQPLGPFLAKNFASTLSPWVVTFEALAPFRVPAMARPASDPAPLPYLVDHQDAALGGIDLTLEVWLLTAKMRLAGESPHRVSRGKFTEMYWTLGQMLAHHASNGCNLSPGDLLGSGTVSGPTRDARGCLLEYTWRGTDPLRLPNGEERKFLADGDEVIMRGYAERPGARRIGLGECRGMIMPAA from the coding sequence TTGGTTATGAGCCTCAACTTCACGCACGACCCCGCCCGCCGCAGTTGGGTGGACTCGGCCAATCTCCCCGACGCAGACTTCCCGCTGCAAAACCTGCCCTACGGCGTCTTCCGCACCAGCGGCAATCCCGCCCGCCGCATCGGCGTCGCGATCGGTGACCGCATCGTCGACCTGCATGCCGCCGCCTCCGCCGGGCTCCTGCCGGAAAGCGTCGCCGCCGTCTGCCAGCAACCCGCGCTCAATGCCCTCATGGCCGCTGGCGCTCCCGCGTGGTCAGCGCTCCGCGCCCGCCTCAGCGAATTGCTCGACGCCTCCAGCCCGCTCGCCGAACTGCGCGCGCGCGTCGAAGCCTGCCTCGTCCCGCTGCGTAGCGCCACGCTCCTCCTCCCCGCGCAAATCGGCGACTACTCGGATTTCTACGCGTCCATTCACCACGCGACGAACGTCGGCTCCATGCTGCGGCCCGACAATCCGCTCCTGCCAAACTACAAGTGGGTTCCCATCGGCTACCACGGCCGCGGCTCGTCGATCGTCGCCAGCGGCACCGCCATCCGCCGCCCGCACGGACAACTCAAGCCCGCCGACGCACCCGCGCCGGTCTTTGGCCCGTGCAAGAATCTCGACTACGAGCTCGAGATCGGCGCGTTCGTCGGCCCCGGCAACACACTCGGCGAACGCATCCCGCTCTCCGCCGCGCCGCAGCATCTCTTCGGCATCGCGCTGTTGAACGACTGGTCGGCGCGCGACATCCAAACGTGGGAATACCAACCGCTCGGGCCGTTCCTCGCGAAAAATTTCGCCAGCACACTCTCTCCGTGGGTCGTCACCTTCGAGGCGCTCGCGCCTTTCCGCGTCCCCGCGATGGCGCGCCCTGCGAGCGATCCGGCGCCCCTGCCCTACCTCGTCGATCATCAGGACGCCGCGCTCGGCGGCATCGACCTCACGCTCGAGGTTTGGTTGCTCACGGCCAAGATGCGACTCGCCGGCGAGTCGCCTCACCGCGTTTCGCGCGGCAAGTTCACGGAGATGTATTGGACGCTCGGCCAAATGCTCGCGCATCACGCGAGCAACGGCTGCAACCTCTCGCCCGGTGATCTTCTCGGCAGCGGCACGGTCTCCGGTCCGACGCGCGATGCGCGCGGTTGCCTCCTCGAATACACCTGGCGCGGCACCGACCCGCTGCGCCTGCCCAACGGCGAGGAACGCAAATTCCTCGCCGACGGCGACGAGGTCATCATGCGCGGCTACGCCGAGCGCCCCGGCGCCCGCCGCATCGGCCTCGGCGAATGCCGCGGCATGATCATGCCCGCCGCCTGA
- a CDS encoding nuclear transport factor 2 family protein, producing the protein MKFLRSLLAALSLATLATAAVDKAKLKEEIAAMEDQFCAMAKEKGILAAFQHFAAPDVAFIDTDPRQFRGPAAVLQRMGQDKPGVSLTWSASFTDVSDDGTLGYNYGRYEFRSPGPDGKERVGTGWFLTIWKRQPDGTWRYVMDNGAPDRPVAAPGKN; encoded by the coding sequence ATGAAATTTCTTCGCTCCCTCCTCGCCGCCCTCAGCCTCGCCACGCTCGCCACCGCCGCCGTGGACAAGGCGAAATTAAAGGAGGAAATCGCCGCGATGGAGGACCAGTTCTGCGCCATGGCGAAGGAGAAGGGCATCCTCGCCGCGTTCCAGCATTTCGCCGCGCCCGACGTCGCGTTCATCGACACCGACCCGCGCCAGTTTCGCGGCCCCGCCGCCGTGCTCCAACGCATGGGTCAGGACAAGCCCGGCGTCTCGCTGACCTGGTCCGCCTCGTTCACCGACGTCTCCGACGACGGCACACTCGGCTACAACTACGGCCGCTACGAATTCCGCTCGCCCGGCCCCGACGGCAAGGAGCGCGTCGGCACCGGCTGGTTTCTCACCATTTGGAAGCGCCAGCCCGACGGCACGTGGCGCTACGTGATGGACAACGGCGCGCCGGATCGCCCGGTCGCGGCACCAGGGAAGAACTAG
- a CDS encoding RNA polymerase sigma factor — protein sequence MTVPTDFTTFMRNYQDMVYSTAVRLIGNETQAEDIAQEVFIKAHEHWEKLAGSPTAGGWLKTVATNMSINHIQRYKKRWSFFSDLVHRNDEGEEKEVEFAAPDTFFVGVDSSERREYIEQALSKLPDHQRVPLILFHFEDMPYEDIAKKLGVSLSKVKTDILRAREALAKILVRRGTAHETFQP from the coding sequence ATGACGGTCCCGACCGACTTCACCACCTTCATGCGCAACTACCAAGACATGGTCTACTCCACCGCCGTGCGGCTCATCGGAAATGAGACGCAAGCGGAGGATATTGCGCAGGAGGTATTCATCAAAGCCCACGAGCATTGGGAAAAGCTCGCCGGCAGCCCGACGGCCGGCGGCTGGCTGAAGACGGTGGCGACCAACATGTCGATCAACCACATCCAGCGCTACAAGAAGCGTTGGAGCTTCTTCTCCGACCTCGTCCACCGCAACGACGAGGGTGAGGAGAAGGAGGTCGAGTTCGCCGCGCCCGACACGTTTTTCGTCGGCGTCGATTCCTCCGAACGCCGCGAATACATCGAGCAGGCCCTCTCCAAACTGCCCGATCACCAGCGCGTGCCGCTGATCCTGTTTCACTTCGAAGACATGCCTTACGAGGACATCGCCAAGAAACTCGGCGTCTCCCTCTCCAAGGTCAAAACCGACATCCTCCGTGCCCGTGAGGCGCTGGCCAAGATCCTTGTCCGTCGCGGCACCGCCCACGAAACCTTCCAACCCTGA
- a CDS encoding TonB-dependent receptor, with protein MGSVSLATQGFAQAAGASDAATDEKVLKLDKFEVTGSYIPFAGTQTALPVTTLDTKAIEATGVTTNVLEVLRKAAPQFSGNGNLGNSNANISSGSTGGGSQVSFRNTQTLVLVNGRRMSYSAVLASGGRQFVDVNLIPISAIAKIEILQDGASATYGTDAVAGVVNVVLKSDYKGMEIGSHYGFSSNSGKYAERSFSVVGGGASDKTSVTFSAEYTESDPVFNKDREFSNPTYGTASFGGVINTRTNPNVYYILKPGLNAPPAGHTDLATLVAQGIYIQVNSSNLISGLGNEQQYAFNLSEYVTMILQNKRSSAMLNFEHKASDDITVFGDLIYTKTQTYSQLNAQPISAVLDAANPSNPTTQTMLVRNRFITNPRQYYYDTATIRGIIGARGKLGDKYTWETAANKNLVDQSYTNKNVVNAVLRADAVANGLINLAARQQAAGAVEAAGFFGTAIGNANSTLTTYDARVAGELFELPAGPVGFAVGGEYRTESLKQTADVYSQAATFGWESATTLDPFDSSRSVSSIFAEVRVPLIGKSQNMPGVYSLELDSAVRYEKYSDTDDPTVPKVSLSWRPFSEELLIRGTYSKSFSAPTLFNLFGPGGIGFTDPLALDKRGGGTISGQANVRSGSNSKLMPSRSKNYTFGFVYSPKAIKGLALTVDYFNIKQVDLISSIGAETILQDVEDNGAASPYAGFVQITKFGGTPITAPGQIGNNAIDDIYVTDTLVNIAAVKLSGVDMKVEYSYQHDVWGRFDANVSVGYYKSYTVQSLPNVDPFETVGLASNTNGTIPRWMSYASVAWSRGHWGANLGWQHIPGVEDVNGTGTARSPFNVKSYDSFDLSGRYTFGSDWKFINGLTVRLGVNNVFNKMPPAAGGTFTDSNVDIATYNPIGRLYFVEAKYAF; from the coding sequence TTGGGCAGCGTCTCTCTGGCTACCCAAGGCTTTGCCCAAGCGGCAGGCGCCTCGGATGCCGCAACGGATGAAAAAGTCCTGAAGCTCGATAAATTCGAGGTCACGGGCTCTTACATCCCCTTCGCCGGCACGCAGACTGCGCTGCCCGTCACGACCCTCGACACCAAGGCCATCGAGGCCACCGGTGTCACCACCAACGTCCTCGAAGTGCTGCGCAAAGCCGCGCCGCAGTTCTCGGGCAACGGCAACCTCGGCAACTCGAACGCGAACATCTCGTCCGGCTCCACCGGCGGCGGTTCGCAGGTCTCGTTCCGCAATACGCAGACGCTCGTTCTCGTGAACGGCCGCCGCATGTCGTATTCCGCGGTTCTCGCGTCGGGCGGACGCCAGTTCGTCGACGTGAACCTGATCCCGATCTCCGCGATCGCGAAGATCGAAATCCTCCAGGACGGCGCTTCGGCCACCTACGGCACCGATGCCGTCGCCGGCGTGGTCAACGTCGTGCTCAAGAGTGACTACAAGGGCATGGAAATCGGCTCGCACTACGGCTTCTCCAGCAACAGCGGCAAATATGCCGAGCGTTCGTTCTCGGTGGTCGGTGGCGGCGCCTCGGACAAGACCTCGGTGACGTTCTCCGCCGAATACACGGAGTCGGACCCGGTGTTCAACAAAGACCGCGAGTTCTCCAACCCGACCTACGGCACGGCCAGCTTCGGTGGCGTCATCAACACCCGCACGAACCCGAACGTCTACTACATCCTGAAGCCCGGCCTCAATGCTCCCCCGGCCGGTCACACCGACCTCGCCACGCTCGTCGCGCAGGGCATCTACATTCAGGTCAACTCCTCGAACCTCATCAGCGGTCTCGGCAATGAACAGCAATACGCGTTCAACCTGTCGGAATACGTCACGATGATCCTCCAGAACAAGCGTTCGAGCGCGATGCTCAACTTCGAGCACAAGGCCTCGGACGACATCACGGTCTTCGGCGACCTTATCTACACCAAGACCCAGACCTACTCGCAGCTGAACGCGCAGCCGATCTCGGCCGTCCTCGACGCGGCCAATCCGTCGAACCCGACGACCCAGACGATGCTCGTGCGCAATCGTTTCATCACCAATCCCCGCCAATACTACTACGATACCGCGACCATTCGCGGCATCATCGGTGCGCGCGGCAAGCTCGGTGACAAATACACGTGGGAAACCGCGGCGAACAAGAATCTCGTCGACCAATCCTACACCAACAAGAACGTCGTCAACGCGGTCCTCCGCGCCGACGCCGTCGCCAACGGTCTCATCAATCTTGCGGCGCGCCAACAGGCCGCCGGCGCCGTCGAGGCGGCCGGCTTCTTCGGCACCGCGATTGGCAACGCCAACTCGACCCTCACCACCTACGACGCCCGCGTGGCGGGTGAACTCTTTGAGTTGCCCGCCGGCCCGGTCGGCTTCGCGGTCGGTGGCGAGTATCGCACCGAGTCGCTGAAGCAAACCGCCGACGTCTACTCGCAGGCGGCGACCTTCGGTTGGGAATCCGCCACCACGCTCGATCCGTTCGACTCAAGCCGCTCGGTCTCCTCGATTTTCGCCGAAGTGCGCGTTCCGCTCATCGGCAAGTCGCAGAACATGCCCGGCGTCTACTCCCTCGAGCTCGACTCCGCGGTCCGCTATGAGAAATACAGCGACACCGACGACCCGACCGTTCCCAAGGTCTCCCTCAGCTGGCGTCCGTTCAGCGAGGAGCTGCTGATCCGCGGCACCTATTCGAAGTCGTTCTCGGCACCGACGCTCTTCAACCTGTTCGGACCGGGCGGCATCGGCTTCACCGATCCGCTCGCGCTCGACAAGCGCGGTGGTGGCACGATCTCCGGTCAGGCCAACGTCCGTAGCGGCTCGAACTCGAAGCTCATGCCCTCGCGTTCGAAGAACTACACCTTCGGCTTCGTCTACTCGCCCAAGGCCATCAAGGGTCTCGCGCTCACCGTCGACTACTTCAACATCAAGCAGGTCGACCTGATCTCCTCGATCGGCGCCGAGACGATCCTCCAGGACGTCGAAGACAATGGCGCCGCCTCGCCCTATGCCGGCTTCGTCCAAATCACGAAGTTCGGTGGCACCCCGATCACCGCCCCCGGCCAGATCGGCAACAACGCGATCGATGACATCTACGTCACCGACACCCTCGTGAACATCGCCGCCGTCAAGCTCAGCGGCGTGGACATGAAGGTCGAATACAGCTACCAGCACGATGTCTGGGGCCGCTTCGATGCGAATGTCTCGGTGGGCTACTACAAGTCCTACACCGTTCAGTCGCTCCCCAACGTCGATCCGTTCGAGACGGTCGGCCTGGCCAGCAACACCAACGGCACGATCCCGCGTTGGATGAGCTACGCGTCGGTTGCCTGGAGCCGCGGTCACTGGGGTGCGAACCTCGGCTGGCAGCACATCCCGGGTGTTGAAGACGTGAACGGCACCGGCACCGCCCGCTCGCCCTTCAACGTGAAGTCCTACGATAGCTTCGACCTGTCCGGCCGCTACACCTTCGGCTCCGACTGGAAGTTCATCAACGGCCTCACCGTCCGTCTCGGCGTGAACAACGTGTTCAACAAGATGCCGCCGGCCGCCGGTGGCACGTTCACGGACTCGAACGTCGACATCGCGACCTACAACCCGATCGGTCGCCTCTACTTCGTCGAAGCGAAATACGCGTTCTAA